The Candidatus Amarolinea dominans genome contains a region encoding:
- the hutU gene encoding urocanate hydratase: MSPQRIVRAPRGTQLTCQNWLLEAPYRMLQNNLDPEVAWDPDNLIVYGGRGKAARNWECFDAILQTLASMNGDETLLVQSGKPVAVFPSHPDAPRVLIANSNIVPAWATQANFDRWEAEGLIMYGQMTAGSWIYIGTQGILQGTYETLGVLARQHFGGSLKGKFVLTAGLGEMGGAQPLAVTMNEGVALIVEMDPARAARRLATRYLDEVVDDLEEAMTRVEEAVQAGVPRSIGLIGNAATVLPELVARGVTPDVVTDQTCAHDPLMYLPAGLSLAAAASLRQRDPAGYQRQALASMAAHVQAMLDMQKAGAIVFDYGNNLRQRAFDQGVSDAFAYPGFVPAYVRPLFCEGQGPFRWVALSGDPADIYRTDQAILELFPENQHLARWIRLARERVAFQGLPARICWLGYGERARAGLAFNDLVARGEVRAPIVIGRDHLDCGSVASPNRETEGMLDGSDAISDWPILNALINTAGGATWVSFHHGGGVGIGYSQHAGQVIVADGTPEAARRLQRVLTSDPGMGIARHADAGYAQAQDAARRHGIRLPMMPPRE, from the coding sequence ATGTCTCCGCAGCGAATCGTCCGCGCCCCGCGCGGCACGCAGTTGACGTGCCAGAACTGGCTCCTCGAAGCCCCTTATCGCATGTTGCAGAACAATCTCGACCCGGAGGTGGCCTGGGATCCGGACAACCTCATCGTCTACGGCGGCCGCGGCAAAGCGGCGCGCAACTGGGAATGCTTCGACGCGATCCTGCAGACCCTCGCCAGCATGAACGGCGACGAAACGCTGCTCGTGCAAAGCGGCAAGCCGGTGGCCGTCTTTCCCTCCCACCCCGATGCCCCGCGCGTACTGATTGCCAACTCCAACATCGTGCCGGCCTGGGCCACGCAGGCCAACTTCGACCGCTGGGAGGCGGAAGGGTTGATCATGTACGGCCAGATGACGGCCGGTTCCTGGATTTACATCGGCACGCAGGGCATCCTGCAAGGCACCTATGAGACGCTGGGCGTGCTGGCGCGCCAGCATTTTGGCGGCAGTTTGAAGGGAAAATTCGTGCTGACGGCCGGCCTGGGCGAGATGGGCGGCGCGCAGCCGTTGGCGGTGACGATGAACGAAGGGGTCGCGCTGATCGTCGAGATGGATCCGGCGCGCGCCGCGCGGCGCCTGGCCACGCGTTACCTGGACGAAGTCGTGGATGACCTGGAAGAGGCGATGACCCGCGTCGAAGAGGCCGTGCAGGCTGGTGTCCCGCGCTCGATCGGGCTGATCGGCAATGCCGCCACTGTGCTGCCCGAATTGGTGGCCCGCGGGGTGACGCCCGACGTCGTCACCGATCAGACCTGCGCGCACGATCCGTTGATGTACTTACCGGCCGGCCTCAGCCTGGCGGCGGCGGCCAGCCTGCGCCAGCGCGATCCGGCCGGGTACCAGCGCCAGGCGTTGGCTTCGATGGCCGCGCACGTGCAGGCCATGCTGGACATGCAGAAGGCCGGCGCCATCGTCTTCGACTACGGCAACAACCTGCGCCAGCGCGCCTTCGACCAGGGCGTGAGCGATGCCTTCGCCTATCCGGGCTTCGTACCGGCCTACGTGAGGCCGCTCTTCTGCGAAGGGCAGGGGCCGTTTCGCTGGGTGGCCCTGAGCGGCGATCCCGCAGACATTTACCGCACGGACCAGGCCATTTTGGAACTGTTCCCCGAAAATCAGCACCTGGCGCGCTGGATTCGCCTGGCGCGTGAGCGGGTTGCGTTCCAGGGCTTGCCTGCGCGCATCTGCTGGCTGGGTTACGGTGAGCGGGCGCGGGCTGGGCTGGCCTTCAACGACCTGGTGGCGCGGGGCGAGGTCAGGGCGCCGATCGTCATCGGCCGCGATCATCTCGACTGCGGCTCGGTGGCCTCGCCCAACCGCGAAACCGAAGGCATGTTGGATGGCTCCGACGCCATATCCGATTGGCCCATTCTGAATGCGCTGATCAACACGGCCGGCGGCGCCACCTGGGTCAGCTTCCACCATGGCGGCGGCGTCGGCATCGGCTACAGTCAACACGCAGGCCAGGTGATCGTGGCTGACGGCACCCCGGAGGCGGCCCGGCGCCTGCAGCGCGTGCTGACCAGCGATCCTGGCATGGGCATTGCGCGCCACGCCGATGCCGGCTATGCCCAGGCCCAGGATGCGGCCCGCCGCCACGGCATCCGTCTGCCGATGATGCCGCCCCGTGAATGA